The nucleotide window CAGACAATTTCACATAGACAATTCAACCATTCTCATCAGACAGACAAAAAAAAATACAAAGGCGGGCTACAGTAGTTAACAGCGGGCGTGCGCAATGCGGGTTTTCTTTTTGAAAAAATGTTTTCAGTATTTAATTATATTTGTTCTCGCGGACAGCGAAGTGCTTTTTAATCCCGCACTTCGCACGCCCGCGGAACGTTATAAACAAGCGCAACAGCCGTGCATCATCGGCAGACAATTACGCAATCTCAAATTTAGTTTTTCAACGTTAGACAACCAAGTGCGCGGAGGTAATTCATGGCAGTTCCATACTCCCGTTGGACATTTACGCAGCCCTTCTTCAACAAAATACAAACAGCAAATACAACGGCTGACAACTCTTCACTTCGTTTTACAGTTGCTCCTGCCTTGACAACATAAATAAAACCACACATAATAAGGAAGCGGGCAGACAGCGTTTCTATCAATTGACCGCTTCGCATTTTCAGACAGCATAGAAACACAGGCGCATCAGCAGACAACTTTGCAACCCTTCATCGTTGCTTTTAATCAGACAGCAAAGTAATACAAGCCCCGTAGGACAATTCCGGCAATCATTGATATAACTCCGCCAAGCAAAAGAGCTACACAACTTTTTTATTTTTAATTATGGAGTGTAGCACATTTGCCGGGCTCCACCAACCACAAAAACACAGCAATATATTTCTTTATAATAATTTGCTTTTAATACTATTAATTTTACCTTTATGCCATCAATATAACTTTGCTCTTAGATTCATCAAATGTTCATCCATCCGAAAATATTTTTCCTCTTTTTCTTATTTTCCTTTCCTGTTATTTCTTTCCCCCAATCCCCAACATGGCAATGGGCGAAAAGTTTTGGCGGAAGCAATACTGATAATTCTAAGAGTATTGTTTGTGATAACACTACTGGGGATGTATATATGACAGGTTCATTTCTTAGCCCTACTTTACCTTTTGATACTGTAACATTAAATTATAATAACGGAAGCACTTTTATAACAAAATTTGATATGAACGGCAATACTATATGGGCAAAGAACTTTGGCAAAATTTCAGGTGGGATAGATATTGCACTTGATTCAACGAATGGAGATATTCTTATAACAGGAACTTTTGGTGATACCGTAATGACCATTGATACTGTTATTTTAATCAATCAAAGTCCTGGTGATTACGAAATTTTTGTTGCACGGTATTCTTCTCAAGGAAACTTCAAATGGGCGAAAAGCATAGGGGGGAAATATTGGGATAGGAGTAATGCTATAACAGTAGATAAAAGTGGAAATGCTTATATCACCGGCTATGTGGCAAGCGATACGGTGTATGTGGGAAGTGATACTTTATTTACTGATGGAGTTAGCGGAGATATTTTTATTGCAAAGTATGACCCTTTCGGAAATCCGCTATGGGCAAAAAGTTTCGGTGGTAACTGGTTAGATTACGGGGCAGACATTGCTGCCGACCCGCTTACTGATGAGATTTATATAAGCGGAAGATTTGACAGTGATACCATCACATTCGGAACCTATACATTTATCAATACCACCACCGCATTTGGAGCAGATGCCGATTATTTTTTACTGAAACTGTCTCCCTTCGGGAACGTAATATGGGCGGTAAGCGCAATAGGCAAAGATAATGATGTGGGTGCCAGCATAAGCGTAGAAAAAGGAACAGGAAATATATATGTTGCGGGATATTTCCTCAGCGATACCATTACCATAGGCGCTATCACTCTCATCAATACCGCTCAGGCATGGACTCCTTTTATTGTTAAATACGATTCTGCCGGCAATACAATATGGGCAAAAAATCCCCAATGCGGTCTATATTCTTCTTCTTTTCTTGGCTTAACCATCAACCCTGCTAATAAAAAACTGCTTTTTGCCGGATGGTTCCAAGGTTCTGCTATAACTTTTGATGCGGTCACAGTTAATGCAGGAAATCCTTCCGGTAATGGTGGTCTTGTTGTAATAGAAGTTGATACCGCAGGGACAGCTTTATGGGGCTTAAGTGGAGGGGGCGGCATAGTAAACGCTGTAGCCAGTAACAATGGTGATATTTTTTGTAATGGCAGTTTCAGTTTTTCTTCTGTAACTATCGGTTCGACCACTTTAACTAATGCTGGTGTTTCTTCCTCGGACATTTTCCTTGCAAAAATTTCTCCGTTTAATAGTGTTCAGGAAACAGGACAGCAGTTATTTTCCTCTTTGGTTTTCCCTAATCCTTTTTGCGCAACGGCTACTCTTTTGATTAATGACTTTCCGACCGGTAATTTTGAATTATCCATTTATGATTCTTTCGGAAATATGGTAAAGCAGCAACTATTTAACAATGGTCAAACTATTATAGATGAAAATAATCTTGCAAAAGGACTTTACATTTATAAAATAGCTAACGGGAATAAACAAGTTATTGCCACAGGTAAATTTATCATTCAATAATATTAAGTCAATTTAAAACCACTGCCATGAAAAAATATTATTTGATTTTTTCCGCCATTGTTTTCAGAATTTTTCTTGTGATTGTTTCTTCGGGCATTTTTCTCAATGCGCAGGATATTTATAATCCATATAAAAATTATGCAAATCCATCTCTTCTTATTCAAGATCATCCACCTCTTCCGCTTTCTCCGCAATTAGTTGGCTATGCAGGAGAATACATGATAAGCATAGATAAATTACATTGGTATCAGGGATTTCCAAATCTTGCCAAATCATATAAAGTGGAAACAGTTTCTTTTCCCTTCATGATGCCCTGCTGGCAAACCGGCTGCGCGGATGGAAGCACAACTACAAGAATTTTAAGAATGCCTCAAAACATAAATACATTGGATGGACTCACTAAAACTTTTAAAGGAAATTTTACTCAAGGAATGGGACTTTTACCCAATATTTTTAGCGAAGAAAATGATATTGTTAGTGTTTCTTTTCGTAGCGACCCACTTAATCCTCCCTTATTAGATCGACCTTATTATGCACATACAATATTAAAATTCACTATCTATCTTCATTGCGGGAACAATACGAATGATCCCATTATTGATTCTCTTTCATGGGTGTATGATAATACTCGTGGGCGGATGCGATATTATCCCTTCAGAAACAGCAATACTGCAGGAGGAAGCAACACTTCTGAATACGATGTAATATTCAGGCCGCTTGTTTTAGCTGATGTTAATAATCACTCCTTCTCTCAAAATAATAATGCGTCTATTTATAATCCTATTTTTGTTTTGACAGGGGAAGGAACCATAAATTATTTTCCATTTGAAACCATATCAAAAGCCGGATGCGCTTCCACAACCATACCTGCAAATTCAAATATATTTTATAACGGCTCTGCCTATAATTTCTATCAGGCAGCGCCTTATACTTTGATGAGCGGAATGCTTATGAGTGTACGTGGTCAAGTTTTTGCAGGCCACGAAGAATCAAACCTTACCAATTTTGAAGTAAATCCATTGTTCACCGGAATAAAACACACATACAAGATAGACAAGCCAATAAACCTTACAACAATAAATTCCAGAGAAAAAATAATTTACAACCCGTCAGAAGTTGAAATTGATATTGGAAATATCAATACTCCTTTGGTGTTTCCTTCCAACTATATTTTTAAAACAATTCAAGGTCGTTATCCTACCACATCAGAAGTTCAAGCCGCAGCAGTTAATAAAGTATATGATGATATCAGAAATGTTCCTGTTTCAACCTCATCAACTCTTGATGATGACCCCACAACTTCTATTGACGACCGTATTTCTTACTATTACATTTTCCCCGGAAGTAAATTACGCATTGACCCATGTGTAACAATTTTTGATGCGGAAATAAAACTAATTGGACCCGGAGCAATTCTTGAATATGACCCCGCAAATACCTATGGTAATTTCACTATAAATAATTCAGCGGGAGGAACTGTTACGCAAGTAAGTTCCCCTCAACCACTGCCATGTGCTGAAGAATGTCATAACGCCTCGTTCTATGATTATATAGGAGGTCCATTTGGGGCGCAAACCAATTGGACTACGGCTAATATAACAACTATATTTCCATCAAGCACTGGTGGTGTTGTACAAGTAGGGGTTCCTTTAACAATTCCTTCAGGCACAACAATTACTATGAATGCCGGATTAAGGTTTGAATTCGGTGAAGGCGGAAAAATAGTTATTGAACCCGGAGGCTCTTTAATTGTAAACGGCACTTCAGCCAATCCCGTTGTTTTTACTTCTGCTTGTCAAAAAATGTGGAAGGGCATTGATGTGCAAGGAATTAAAACATCTAATCAATCTTCTATTATTCAGGGGAAAATCATATGCAATAATGCTATGATTGAAAACGCACTTACAGGAATATCTACTTCAAAAAAAGATGCATATGAAAATAAAGATTTAAATTCTACGGGTGGAATAATAAGATGTCAAAACACCACTTTCAGGAATTGCCGTGTAGCCGTAGAATTTCTTCCCTATTCTTTCACTAGTATAAGCTATTTTATAAATTGTATTTTTGAAACAACCGGACCATTTATTGAACCTTCCATCAAGCCATTTGCTTTTGCATCTTTAAACAACGTAACCGGAGTTCC belongs to Bacteroidota bacterium and includes:
- a CDS encoding T9SS type A sorting domain-containing protein; protein product: MFIHPKIFFLFFLFSFPVISFPQSPTWQWAKSFGGSNTDNSKSIVCDNTTGDVYMTGSFLSPTLPFDTVTLNYNNGSTFITKFDMNGNTIWAKNFGKISGGIDIALDSTNGDILITGTFGDTVMTIDTVILINQSPGDYEIFVARYSSQGNFKWAKSIGGKYWDRSNAITVDKSGNAYITGYVASDTVYVGSDTLFTDGVSGDIFIAKYDPFGNPLWAKSFGGNWLDYGADIAADPLTDEIYISGRFDSDTITFGTYTFINTTTAFGADADYFLLKLSPFGNVIWAVSAIGKDNDVGASISVEKGTGNIYVAGYFLSDTITIGAITLINTAQAWTPFIVKYDSAGNTIWAKNPQCGLYSSSFLGLTINPANKKLLFAGWFQGSAITFDAVTVNAGNPSGNGGLVVIEVDTAGTALWGLSGGGGIVNAVASNNGDIFCNGSFSFSSVTIGSTTLTNAGVSSSDIFLAKISPFNSVQETGQQLFSSLVFPNPFCATATLLINDFPTGNFELSIYDSFGNMVKQQLFNNGQTIIDENNLAKGLYIYKIANGNKQVIATGKFIIQ